From the Jatrophihabitans endophyticus genome, one window contains:
- a CDS encoding HAD family hydrolase produces the protein MTIEAVIFDWGGTLTPWHTLEPREAWIAAVADADLADRLWQAEVEIWRRSRDEHRSGTVAEVFDTVGVTATDVMLASLREWWEPHTFLDPDVPALFAGLHERGIRVGVLSNTLWTREEHERIFRRDGVLDAIDGAVYSSEIPWSKPHAEAFRAALDAVAVVDPSRAVFVGDRPFDDIHGAKSVGMHAVLVPHSEIPDVQKGPVEGEADAVVQRLGDVLAVVDALHRPRD, from the coding sequence GTGACGATCGAGGCGGTCATCTTCGACTGGGGCGGCACCCTCACCCCGTGGCACACGCTGGAGCCGCGGGAGGCGTGGATCGCGGCGGTCGCCGACGCGGACCTCGCCGATCGGCTGTGGCAGGCCGAGGTCGAGATCTGGCGCCGGTCGCGCGACGAGCACCGCAGCGGCACGGTGGCCGAGGTGTTCGACACGGTCGGGGTCACCGCGACCGACGTCATGCTCGCGTCCCTGCGCGAGTGGTGGGAGCCGCACACGTTCCTCGACCCCGACGTGCCGGCCCTGTTCGCCGGCCTGCACGAGCGCGGCATCCGGGTCGGGGTGCTGTCGAACACGTTGTGGACACGCGAGGAGCACGAGCGCATCTTTCGCCGCGACGGCGTCCTCGACGCGATCGACGGCGCCGTGTACTCCTCGGAGATCCCCTGGAGCAAGCCGCACGCCGAGGCCTTCCGGGCCGCGCTCGACGCCGTCGCGGTCGTCGACCCGTCCCGCGCCGTGTTCGTCGGCGACCGCCCGTTCGACGACATCCACGGCGCGAAGTCGGTCGGCATGCACGCCGTGCTGGTGCCGCACAGCGAGATCCCCGACGTGCAGAAGGGGCCGGTCGAAGGGGAGGCCGACGCAGTCGTGCAGCGCCTGGGTGACGTGCTCGCCGTCGTCGACGCGCTGCATCGCCCGCGCGACTGA
- a CDS encoding DUF4439 domain-containing protein, protein MSARGTRADALTDALQAALATEHRAVFGYALLGPRCSADDRELAVTCTAAHEQARDATMTTLAAAGADPVGPDPDYPALYPVRDAAAARALAVRLEDGVAAGWRYAYAVAASVGGTRATRLRATAQRQLTAAAIRATRWRSRVDPARATTPFPGI, encoded by the coding sequence ATGAGCGCCCGCGGCACGCGCGCCGACGCGCTGACCGATGCGCTGCAGGCCGCGCTCGCGACCGAGCACCGCGCCGTCTTCGGCTACGCCCTGCTCGGGCCGCGCTGCAGCGCCGACGACCGCGAGCTCGCGGTCACCTGTACCGCCGCGCACGAGCAGGCCCGCGACGCGACGATGACGACGCTGGCCGCGGCCGGCGCCGACCCCGTCGGCCCCGACCCGGACTACCCCGCCCTCTATCCCGTGCGCGACGCCGCCGCGGCCCGTGCGCTGGCCGTCCGGCTCGAGGACGGTGTGGCCGCGGGGTGGCGGTACGCCTACGCCGTGGCCGCGTCCGTCGGCGGCACCCGGGCGACGCGGCTGCGGGCGACCGCGCAGCGACAGCTCACCGCCGCAGCGATCCGCGCCACCCGGTGGCGCAGCAGGGTCGACCCGGCGCGGGCGACGACGCCCTTCCCCGGCATCTGA
- the rimP gene encoding ribosome maturation factor RimP, with product MPPASAGASGAQVRQSLLDLLDPLVRETGHDLEDVSVARAGRRSIVRVVVDADGGIDLDAVAEVSRVVSDALDAALQAGPDGDPEVARALAGSYTLEVTSPGVDRPLTEPRHWRRAVGRLVATEAHGKQVTGRVVTTDDAGATLDVKGRQQSVPWAALGRGKVQVEFNRPAEKE from the coding sequence ATGCCGCCCGCGTCCGCCGGAGCGTCCGGGGCGCAGGTTCGCCAGAGCCTGCTCGACCTGCTCGACCCGCTGGTCCGCGAGACCGGTCACGACCTCGAGGACGTCTCGGTGGCACGCGCCGGGCGCCGCAGCATCGTCCGGGTGGTCGTCGACGCCGACGGCGGGATCGATCTCGATGCGGTGGCCGAGGTGAGCCGCGTCGTCTCCGACGCGCTGGACGCGGCGCTGCAGGCCGGCCCCGACGGCGACCCCGAGGTCGCGCGGGCGCTCGCCGGCTCCTACACCCTGGAGGTGACCTCGCCCGGCGTCGACCGGCCCCTCACCGAGCCGCGGCACTGGCGCCGCGCCGTCGGCCGGCTGGTGGCGACCGAGGCGCACGGCAAGCAGGTCACCGGCCGCGTGGTGACCACGGACGACGCGGGTGCGACCCTCGACGTCAAGGGGCGGCAGCAGAGCGTCCCGTGGGCCGCGCTCGGCCGCGGCAAGGTGCAGGTCGAGTTCAACCGGCCGGCCGAGAAGGAGTGA
- the nusA gene encoding transcription termination factor NusA, giving the protein MVSVDLAALRSIEREKEISFETLIDALETALLSAYKHTAHSMPHARVAIDRKSGEVVVWAQELTPEGDIEEEYDDTPTDFGRVAAMTARQVILQRLRDAEHDQTFGEYSGREGDIVTGVVQADAQASQRGLVLVDIGKVEAVLPQSEQVPGEDYSHGSRLRAYVVGVSRGMRGPQVTLSRTHPNLVKKLFALEVPEIADASVEIVSVAREAGHRSKIAVRTSVEGLNAKGACIGPMGQRVRNVVAELHGEKIDIIDWHADPATFVGNALSPAHALSSVVVDPAVMAVRVVVPDFQLSLAIGREGQNARLAARLTGARIDIHSDSEVGTATAGAAPATDTPEPGE; this is encoded by the coding sequence GTGGTTAGCGTCGACCTCGCCGCGCTGCGCAGCATCGAACGCGAGAAGGAGATCTCCTTCGAGACCCTCATCGACGCGCTCGAGACCGCGCTGCTGAGCGCCTACAAGCACACCGCGCACTCCATGCCGCACGCCCGCGTGGCCATCGACCGCAAGTCCGGCGAGGTCGTCGTGTGGGCGCAGGAGCTCACGCCCGAGGGCGACATCGAGGAGGAGTACGACGACACGCCGACCGACTTCGGTCGGGTGGCGGCGATGACCGCGCGCCAGGTGATCCTGCAGCGGCTGCGCGACGCCGAGCACGACCAGACCTTCGGCGAGTACTCCGGGCGCGAGGGCGACATCGTGACCGGCGTCGTCCAGGCCGACGCCCAGGCGTCGCAGCGGGGTCTCGTACTCGTCGACATCGGCAAGGTCGAGGCGGTCCTGCCGCAGTCCGAGCAGGTGCCCGGCGAGGACTACAGCCACGGGTCGCGGCTCCGTGCCTACGTGGTCGGGGTGTCGCGCGGGATGCGCGGCCCGCAGGTGACGCTGAGCCGCACCCATCCCAACCTGGTGAAGAAGCTGTTCGCCCTCGAGGTCCCCGAGATCGCCGACGCCAGCGTCGAGATCGTCAGCGTCGCCCGCGAGGCCGGGCACCGCAGCAAGATCGCCGTCCGGACGTCGGTCGAGGGCCTGAACGCCAAGGGCGCCTGTATCGGGCCGATGGGGCAGCGGGTGCGCAACGTCGTCGCCGAGCTGCACGGCGAGAAGATCGACATCATCGACTGGCACGCCGACCCCGCCACGTTCGTCGGCAACGCGCTCTCGCCGGCACACGCGCTCTCGAGCGTCGTGGTCGACCCGGCGGTCATGGCCGTGCGCGTCGTCGTCCCGGACTTCCAGCTGTCGCTGGCGATCGGGCGCGAGGGTCAGAACGCCCGGCTCGCCGCGCGGCTGACCGGTGCCCGGATCGACATCCACAGCGACTCCGAGGTCGGCACCGCCACGGCGGGTGCGGCACCGGCGACCGACACGCCCGAGCCCGGGGAGTAG
- a CDS encoding YlxR family protein, with protein MRADVNPERTCIGCRTRAGAAELLRVVVAPEATGRGAEPHAHAVRCVVPDPRRRMPGRGAWVHPVPACVELAQRRRAFERALRVPVPIDPAPVGEYVAGTEDGSDTGTPPVAHRRR; from the coding sequence GTGCGAGCAGACGTGAACCCGGAACGCACGTGCATCGGGTGCCGAACGCGGGCGGGGGCCGCCGAGTTGCTCCGTGTCGTCGTGGCGCCGGAGGCGACCGGCCGAGGGGCTGAGCCGCATGCTCACGCCGTTCGGTGCGTCGTCCCCGACCCGCGTCGGCGGATGCCGGGGCGAGGTGCCTGGGTGCACCCCGTGCCGGCGTGCGTGGAACTCGCGCAGCGTCGCCGAGCGTTCGAACGGGCCCTTCGGGTGCCCGTCCCGATCGACCCGGCGCCCGTGGGCGAGTACGTTGCGGGGACGGAAGACGGCAGCGACACCGGCACTCCGCCGGTGGCACACCGCAGGAGATGA
- the infB gene encoding translation initiation factor IF-2 produces the protein MPGKTRVSALAKELGITSKDALAKLNEIGEYVKSASSTVEAPVARKLREAFPDAPAAPAKKAAKKTAPAQTAPAQSPAAAAPAAPAAPAAPAQPAATPAAPTPAVPAAGAPASGAPIPGAPTPARPAQPGPSAPPARPATPAAPAQPSATPTQPVAPAASAPTTPAAPSAPAQPRPAAPGPRPGPRVGNNPFGVGAGAPQRPAAPRPPQQPGSTPRPGAGSGPGGGPGGPRPNPGMMPPRPNPGMMPGRAPGRGGPGGPGGRAGGPGRPGGPGRPGGGGGFRGGPGGGGPGGPGGPGGGAPFRGGGGGRGRGGRGASTAGAFGRKGGGPTRARKSKRQRRQEFDSMSAPSIGGVQVPRGSGDVLRLLRGASLSDFADKIGASPASLVQVMFHLGEMVTATQSVNEETLQLLGAELNYQVQLVSPEDEDRELLESFGQTLGDEGGEENLQPRPPVVTVMGHVDHGKTRLLDAIRKTNVLKDEAGGITQHIGAYQVSVEHEGEERPITFIDTPGHEAFTAMRARGAATTDIVVLVVAADDGVMPQTIEALNHAQAADVPIVVAVNKIDKEGANPERVRGQLAEYGLVAESYGGDTLFVEVSARAGTNIDGLLEGVLLTADAALDLRANPEQDAQGVVVEARLDRGRGPVATLLVQRGTLRVGDSVVASDAYGKVRAMLDENGDNVDVATPSRPVQVLGLSSVPGAGDTFLVVDEDRVARQIADRRQARERNAQLAAGSRRVSLADWTEALAAGKVEQLNLIIKGDVAGSVEALEESLVNIDLGDAKDEVSLRVIGRGVGAITENDINLAVASDAVVIGFNVRPEGKAREAAEREGVDVRYYTVIYQAIDEIEAALKGMLKPEYEEVQLGTAEVREVFRVPRIGNIAGSLVRTGIVRRNSKARLVRDGVVVADNLTVESLRRFKDDATEVRDGYECGIGLGSFNDIKVEDVIETFELREKARV, from the coding sequence GTGCCAGGCAAGACCCGCGTATCAGCTCTTGCGAAAGAGCTCGGAATCACGAGCAAGGACGCGCTCGCCAAGCTGAACGAGATCGGCGAGTACGTCAAGAGCGCCTCATCCACGGTCGAGGCGCCGGTCGCGCGCAAGCTGCGCGAGGCGTTCCCGGACGCCCCCGCCGCCCCGGCGAAGAAGGCCGCCAAGAAGACCGCACCGGCGCAGACGGCGCCGGCCCAGTCGCCGGCCGCCGCCGCCCCGGCGGCACCGGCCGCACCCGCCGCACCGGCCCAGCCCGCGGCGACGCCGGCCGCGCCGACGCCGGCCGTGCCGGCTGCCGGCGCTCCCGCCTCGGGTGCGCCGATCCCGGGGGCACCGACCCCGGCTCGGCCCGCCCAGCCCGGCCCGTCGGCTCCGCCGGCCCGGCCCGCGACGCCCGCCGCGCCGGCCCAGCCGTCGGCGACGCCGACGCAGCCGGTGGCCCCGGCCGCCTCGGCACCCACGACGCCCGCCGCGCCGTCGGCACCGGCGCAGCCCCGCCCGGCCGCGCCGGGCCCGCGCCCCGGCCCCCGCGTCGGCAACAACCCCTTCGGCGTCGGCGCCGGCGCGCCGCAGCGCCCGGCGGCGCCCCGGCCGCCGCAGCAGCCCGGGTCGACACCGCGTCCCGGTGCCGGCAGCGGCCCCGGCGGTGGGCCGGGTGGCCCCCGGCCCAACCCCGGCATGATGCCGCCCCGGCCGAACCCCGGCATGATGCCCGGCCGTGCGCCGGGCCGCGGTGGTCCCGGCGGTCCCGGTGGCCGCGCCGGCGGTCCCGGCCGTCCCGGCGGCCCCGGTCGTCCCGGTGGCGGCGGCGGGTTCCGCGGCGGCCCCGGTGGCGGTGGCCCGGGCGGTCCCGGGGGTCCCGGTGGCGGCGCGCCGTTCCGCGGTGGCGGCGGCGGGCGTGGCCGCGGTGGCCGGGGCGCCAGCACGGCCGGCGCCTTCGGCCGCAAGGGCGGCGGCCCGACGCGGGCGCGCAAGAGCAAGCGCCAGCGCAGGCAGGAGTTCGACAGCATGTCGGCTCCGTCGATCGGCGGTGTGCAGGTCCCGCGCGGTAGCGGCGACGTGCTGCGGCTGCTGCGTGGCGCCTCGCTGTCGGACTTCGCCGACAAGATCGGTGCCAGCCCGGCCTCGCTGGTGCAGGTGATGTTCCATCTCGGCGAGATGGTCACCGCGACCCAGTCGGTCAACGAGGAGACGCTGCAGCTGCTCGGTGCGGAGCTGAACTACCAGGTGCAGCTCGTCAGCCCCGAGGACGAGGACCGAGAGCTGCTGGAGTCCTTCGGCCAGACCCTCGGCGACGAGGGCGGCGAGGAGAACCTGCAGCCGCGGCCGCCGGTGGTCACCGTCATGGGCCACGTCGACCACGGCAAGACGCGCCTGCTCGACGCGATCCGCAAGACCAACGTGCTCAAGGACGAGGCCGGCGGCATCACCCAGCACATCGGTGCCTACCAGGTCAGCGTCGAGCACGAGGGCGAGGAACGTCCGATCACCTTCATCGACACCCCCGGTCACGAGGCGTTCACCGCCATGCGTGCCCGCGGTGCCGCGACGACCGACATCGTCGTGCTGGTCGTCGCCGCCGACGACGGCGTCATGCCGCAGACCATCGAGGCGTTGAACCACGCCCAGGCGGCCGACGTCCCGATCGTCGTCGCGGTGAACAAGATCGACAAGGAAGGCGCGAATCCCGAGCGCGTGCGCGGACAGCTGGCCGAGTACGGGCTGGTGGCCGAGTCGTACGGCGGCGACACGCTCTTCGTCGAGGTGTCGGCCCGCGCCGGCACCAACATCGACGGGCTGCTCGAGGGCGTGCTGCTCACCGCCGACGCCGCGCTCGACCTGCGGGCCAACCCCGAGCAGGACGCGCAGGGCGTCGTCGTCGAGGCCCGCCTCGACCGCGGCCGCGGCCCCGTGGCCACGCTGCTCGTGCAGCGCGGCACGCTGCGCGTCGGTGACTCGGTCGTCGCGTCCGACGCGTACGGCAAGGTCCGCGCCATGCTGGACGAGAACGGCGACAACGTCGACGTGGCGACGCCGTCGCGTCCGGTGCAGGTCCTGGGCCTCAGCTCGGTGCCCGGTGCCGGCGACACCTTCCTCGTCGTCGACGAGGACCGCGTCGCCCGGCAGATCGCCGACCGTCGCCAGGCCCGTGAGCGCAACGCCCAGCTGGCCGCCGGCAGCCGTCGGGTCTCGCTGGCCGACTGGACCGAGGCGCTCGCCGCGGGCAAGGTCGAGCAGCTCAACCTCATCATCAAGGGCGACGTCGCCGGTTCGGTCGAGGCGCTCGAGGAGTCGCTGGTCAACATCGACCTCGGCGACGCCAAGGACGAGGTGTCGCTGCGCGTCATCGGCCGCGGCGTGGGTGCCATCACCGAGAACGACATCAACCTCGCGGTGGCGTCCGACGCGGTGGTCATCGGCTTCAACGTGCGGCCCGAGGGCAAGGCGCGTGAGGCGGCCGAGCGCGAGGGCGTCGACGTCCGGTACTACACCGTCATCTACCAGGCCATCGACGAGATCGAGGCTGCGCTCAAGGGCATGCTCAAGCCCGAGTACGAAGAGGTGCAGCTCGGCACGGCCGAGGTCCGCGAGGTGTTCCGGGTGCCGCGCATCGGCAACATCGCGGGTTCCCTGGTGCGTACCGGCATCGTCCGGCGCAACAGCAAGGCGCGTCTCGTCCGCGACGGCGTCGTGGTGGCCGACAACCTCACCGTCGAGTCGCTGCGCCGGTTCAAGGACGACGCGACCGAGGTCCGCGACGGGTACGAGTGCGGTATCGGGCTCGGATCGTTCAACGACATCAAGGTCGAGGACGTCATCGAGACGTTCGAGCTGCGGGAGAAGGCGCGGGTGTAG
- a CDS encoding DUF503 domain-containing protein, producing the protein MVVGVLVCDLLLGDVRSLKQKRSVVRPIVAELGRRFAVSVAETGEQDLHRRCEISVALVTGERAHAVDVLAQCERLVAGHPEAELLSTRTRVLDGEDLN; encoded by the coding sequence GTGGTGGTGGGCGTGCTCGTCTGTGACCTGCTGCTCGGGGACGTCCGGTCGCTGAAGCAGAAGCGGTCGGTGGTGCGGCCGATCGTGGCGGAGCTCGGGCGGCGGTTCGCGGTCTCGGTCGCCGAGACCGGCGAGCAGGACCTCCACCGACGCTGCGAGATCTCGGTCGCGCTGGTGACGGGGGAGCGGGCCCATGCGGTGGACGTGCTCGCACAGTGCGAACGGCTGGTCGCCGGGCATCCCGAGGCCGAGCTGTTGTCGACACGCACCCGCGTGCTCGACGGCGAGGATCTGAATTAG
- the rbfA gene encoding 30S ribosome-binding factor RbfA codes for MADVARARRLSGRIKQIVATVIERQIKDPRLGMVTITDVRVTGDLHDATVFYTVLGDDEDRAVSAAALESAKGVLRSEVGRQTGVRFTPTLTFAPDALPDSARQLEDLLAQAAAEDAKLEAARRGATPAGEADPYRKPRIVEDDAPGDE; via the coding sequence ATGGCTGACGTGGCACGCGCCCGCCGTCTGTCCGGGCGCATCAAGCAGATCGTGGCCACCGTCATCGAGCGGCAGATCAAGGATCCGCGGCTGGGGATGGTGACCATCACCGACGTCCGCGTTACCGGTGATCTGCACGATGCGACGGTCTTCTACACCGTGCTCGGCGACGACGAGGACCGTGCGGTGTCGGCCGCCGCCCTCGAATCGGCCAAGGGCGTGCTGCGCAGCGAGGTCGGCCGGCAGACCGGCGTCCGGTTCACGCCGACGCTCACCTTCGCGCCGGACGCGCTGCCCGACAGTGCCCGCCAGCTGGAGGACCTGCTCGCGCAGGCCGCGGCCGAGGACGCCAAGCTCGAGGCCGCGCGCCGCGGTGCGACACCGGCCGGCGAGGCCGACCCGTACCGCAAGCCGCGCATCGTGGAGGACGACGCACCCGGCGACGAATGA
- a CDS encoding MATE family efflux transporter gives MTVPTAGDGQLAPTRRLLALSASAFAVLAAEPLYLLVDTAVVGHLGARDLAGLGVGAALMTLLTIVGTFVEYGTTSRAARAYGAGRTDAAVREGVQASWLAAGIGVVLVAAGEVFAGPLTGLLAGGGPVHHTAEQWFRVAVLGLPGVLLVLAGNGWMRGVQRTREPVVIVVAANGLSAVLCPLFVYPLGWGLTGSAVANVVAQAVGGVLFVLALRRTGTSLRPDTTVMWAQAVVGRDLVIRAAAFQVAFLTAAGVASRMGTAQIGAHQIGLQLWDFTALLLDSFAIAAQSLVGAALGAADPATARAMSWQVSRWGLYAGGALAVVFGAGTLVIPGLFTSSDAVVDQAHVLWPWLVAMLPLAGVVFALDGVLIGAGDVGYLRTVTIVAAVFAFAPLNLLALRLDWGLGGVWAGLSSFIVVRLVGMLWRVRGERWLVVGAHDPAG, from the coding sequence ATGACCGTCCCCACGGCCGGCGACGGTCAGCTCGCCCCGACCCGGCGGCTGCTCGCGCTGTCCGCGTCCGCCTTCGCCGTGCTCGCGGCCGAGCCGCTGTACCTGCTCGTCGACACCGCGGTCGTCGGTCACCTCGGGGCCCGCGACCTCGCGGGGCTCGGTGTCGGTGCGGCGTTGATGACGCTGCTGACGATCGTCGGCACCTTCGTCGAGTACGGCACGACGTCGCGGGCGGCGCGGGCCTACGGCGCGGGGCGCACCGACGCCGCGGTACGCGAGGGCGTCCAGGCCTCGTGGCTGGCAGCAGGGATCGGGGTCGTGCTGGTGGCGGCGGGCGAGGTGTTCGCCGGCCCGCTCACCGGGCTCCTCGCCGGCGGCGGACCGGTCCATCACACCGCCGAGCAGTGGTTCCGCGTCGCGGTGCTGGGGCTGCCCGGCGTGTTGCTCGTGCTGGCCGGCAACGGCTGGATGCGCGGCGTCCAGCGGACCCGGGAACCCGTCGTCATCGTGGTCGCCGCCAACGGGCTGTCGGCGGTGCTGTGCCCGCTGTTCGTGTACCCGCTGGGCTGGGGACTGACCGGTTCGGCGGTGGCGAACGTGGTCGCGCAGGCGGTCGGGGGCGTGCTCTTCGTGCTCGCCCTGCGCCGCACCGGGACGAGCCTGCGTCCCGACACGACGGTCATGTGGGCGCAGGCGGTGGTGGGTCGCGATCTCGTCATCCGCGCCGCCGCCTTCCAGGTCGCGTTCCTGACCGCGGCGGGCGTCGCGTCCCGGATGGGGACGGCCCAGATCGGCGCACACCAGATCGGGCTGCAGCTGTGGGACTTCACCGCGCTGCTGCTGGACTCGTTCGCCATCGCCGCCCAGTCGCTCGTCGGGGCCGCCCTGGGTGCCGCCGACCCGGCCACGGCGCGGGCGATGTCGTGGCAGGTGTCGCGCTGGGGGCTCTACGCAGGGGGAGCGCTCGCCGTCGTCTTCGGTGCGGGCACCCTGGTGATCCCCGGACTCTTCACCTCCTCCGACGCCGTGGTCGACCAGGCCCACGTGCTCTGGCCGTGGCTCGTCGCCATGCTCCCGCTCGCCGGCGTGGTGTTCGCCCTCGACGGGGTGCTGATCGGCGCGGGCGACGTCGGCTACCTGCGCACGGTGACCATCGTGGCGGCCGTGTTCGCGTTCGCCCCGCTCAACCTGCTCGCGCTGCGCCTCGACTGGGGGCTGGGCGGCGTCTGGGCCGGGCTCTCGTCGTTCATCGTCGTCCGGCTCGTCGGGATGCTGTGGCGCGTGCGCGGCGAGCGGTGGCTCGTCGTCGGCGCGCACGATCCCGCTGGTTAG
- the truB gene encoding tRNA pseudouridine(55) synthase TruB, producing MAKGQQGPPGRDGIVVVDKPAGWTSHDVVGRLRRLARTRKVGHAGTLDPMATGVLVVGVGAATRLLHHLVLADKAYTATVRLGQATVTDDAEGEVTTTSSAAALTEDGVRVALAPLTGDIAQVPSAVSAIKVDGIRSYRRVRDGEQVELAARPVTVSRLEATGFGRPAPDLLDVAVEVECSSGTYVRALARDLGAALGVGGHLTTLRRTRVGPFALTGARTLDALAELDDPVTLPLPDAIRTALPVREIDADQAREVSFGRALPAAGFTGVHGALTADGTAVALLRETEGRARPVLVFTPAG from the coding sequence GTGGCGAAGGGGCAGCAGGGGCCGCCGGGTCGTGACGGCATCGTGGTCGTCGACAAGCCGGCCGGCTGGACGTCGCACGACGTCGTCGGCCGGCTGCGCCGGCTGGCCCGCACCCGCAAGGTCGGGCACGCGGGCACGCTCGACCCCATGGCCACCGGCGTACTCGTCGTGGGGGTCGGCGCCGCGACGCGGCTGCTGCACCATCTCGTGCTCGCCGACAAGGCGTACACCGCGACGGTCCGGCTCGGGCAGGCCACCGTCACCGACGACGCGGAGGGCGAGGTGACGACGACGTCGTCCGCGGCGGCACTCACCGAGGACGGCGTCCGGGTCGCACTCGCCCCGCTGACGGGTGACATCGCGCAGGTCCCGAGCGCGGTGTCGGCGATCAAGGTCGACGGCATACGGTCCTACCGGCGGGTGCGCGACGGCGAGCAGGTCGAGCTCGCCGCGCGGCCGGTGACCGTCTCACGCCTCGAGGCGACCGGGTTCGGCCGACCCGCGCCGGACCTGCTCGACGTCGCCGTCGAGGTCGAGTGCAGCTCGGGGACGTACGTGCGCGCCCTGGCGCGCGACCTCGGTGCCGCCCTCGGGGTCGGGGGTCACCTGACCACGCTGCGGCGCACCCGGGTCGGCCCCTTCGCGCTGACCGGCGCCCGTACCCTCGACGCCCTCGCCGAGCTCGACGACCCGGTCACCCTGCCGCTGCCCGACGCGATCCGCACCGCGCTGCCGGTGCGCGAGATCGACGCCGACCAGGCGCGGGAGGTGTCCTTCGGCCGGGCGCTGCCCGCGGCCGGGTTCACGGGCGTGCACGGCGCCCTGACCGCCGACGGCACCGCCGTCGCCCTGCTGCGCGAGACCGAGGGCCGGGCTCGGCCGGTGCTCGTTTTCACGCCCGCGGGCTGA
- a CDS encoding MBL fold metallo-hydrolase — MSPARGDAVTWLGHAGASLDLDGTRLVTDPVLRFRVGPLRRHGPAPDPRAWREPAAVLVSHLHHDHLDLPSLRRIGTGVPVVVPAGAAALLDGFADVREVVAGDELRLGTLHVTAVPARHPGDRPGRRLRAAAVGYVIRGRTGSVWFAGDTGAFPALRELRGAVDLALLPVGGWGPTLGPDHLDPRQAAGVAALVAPRRAVPIHWGTLLLPGLRTLRPDLARAPGARFAWWTAQQAVDTEVVVLAPGGSTAMP, encoded by the coding sequence ATGAGCCCCGCACGTGGCGACGCGGTGACCTGGCTGGGACACGCCGGGGCGTCCCTGGACCTCGACGGCACCAGGCTGGTCACCGACCCCGTCCTGCGCTTCCGCGTCGGCCCGCTGCGCCGCCACGGACCGGCACCGGACCCGAGGGCGTGGCGCGAACCGGCCGCGGTGCTCGTCTCGCACCTGCATCACGACCACCTCGACCTGCCGTCGCTGCGCAGGATCGGCACCGGCGTGCCCGTCGTGGTCCCCGCCGGCGCGGCGGCCCTGCTCGACGGCTTCGCCGACGTCCGAGAGGTGGTCGCGGGCGACGAGCTGCGCCTGGGGACGCTGCACGTCACCGCCGTCCCGGCACGGCATCCCGGCGACCGGCCGGGCCGCCGGCTGCGGGCCGCGGCCGTCGGCTACGTGATCCGCGGTCGCACCGGCAGCGTGTGGTTCGCCGGCGACACCGGCGCCTTCCCGGCGCTGCGGGAGCTGCGCGGCGCGGTCGACCTGGCGTTGCTGCCCGTCGGCGGCTGGGGGCCGACCCTCGGTCCCGACCACCTGGACCCGCGCCAGGCCGCCGGGGTCGCGGCGCTCGTCGCACCCCGCCGCGCCGTCCCGATCCACTGGGGGACGCTGCTGCTGCCCGGGTTGCGCACGCTGCGTCCCGACCTCGCCCGGGCGCCGGGCGCTCGGTTCGCGTGGTGGACGGCTCAGCAGGCCGTCGACACCGAGGTCGTGGTGCTCGCGCCGGGAGGGTCCACGGCGATGCCGTAG